In Litoribrevibacter albus, a single window of DNA contains:
- a CDS encoding MBL fold metallo-hydrolase RNA specificity domain-containing protein, with the protein MKLQFLGACQTVTGSKTLVSYQNKRILIDAGMFQGQKELRLQNWQPFPIDPASIDAILLTHAHIDHSGFLPALMKQGFHGPVYCTSGTKALCDVLLPDAGFLQEEDARYANKKGFSKHSPALPLFTEKEARRSLSLFEPLGSETQLSLNRDWRAEFFPSGHILGASSIRLETPETSVCFSGDLGRYDDLMMYPPISPPHSDYVVMESTYGDEQHLKVNADEILAKIITDTVQRGGIVLIPSFAVGRAQLLLHIITKLKESHRIPQVPIFLNSPMAIKATEIYSHFHRQHKLSKEDCERIDRNTTYVKTMEESIELNNRTYPSVIVSASGMASGGRVLHHLKTMAKNYRNSIVFSGFQAPGTRGDAMVNGATQIKMHGQYIPVKAEVHQLTSLSAHADQAGLLNWLSKIQPSPKKVFINHGEPLASDILKTQIEERFSIPVECVQSGQKVVL; encoded by the coding sequence ATGAAACTTCAATTCTTAGGTGCGTGCCAAACCGTGACCGGGTCAAAGACTCTGGTTAGCTATCAGAATAAACGTATTTTGATTGATGCGGGAATGTTTCAAGGGCAGAAAGAGCTACGACTGCAAAACTGGCAACCATTTCCAATTGATCCCGCCAGTATCGATGCCATTCTTCTTACCCATGCCCATATCGACCACAGCGGCTTTTTACCGGCACTAATGAAGCAAGGCTTTCATGGCCCGGTTTATTGTACGTCAGGCACCAAAGCCCTATGCGATGTATTGCTCCCCGATGCTGGTTTTCTTCAGGAAGAAGACGCACGATATGCCAATAAAAAAGGCTTTTCAAAGCACTCTCCGGCTTTGCCATTGTTTACAGAGAAAGAAGCACGAAGATCCTTATCTCTATTTGAGCCACTAGGGTCGGAGACGCAGTTATCGTTAAACCGGGACTGGCGGGCTGAGTTTTTTCCTTCAGGTCATATTCTCGGAGCCTCCAGCATTCGTCTTGAAACCCCCGAAACGTCGGTGTGCTTTTCGGGCGATTTAGGGCGGTATGATGATCTAATGATGTATCCCCCAATATCACCACCCCACAGTGACTATGTGGTGATGGAGTCGACCTACGGAGATGAACAACACCTGAAAGTTAACGCCGATGAGATTCTTGCTAAGATCATTACTGATACCGTGCAACGAGGCGGCATTGTCTTAATCCCATCCTTTGCCGTGGGTAGAGCTCAGCTCTTACTTCACATTATTACCAAGTTGAAAGAAAGCCACCGAATTCCCCAGGTTCCGATTTTCCTGAACAGCCCAATGGCCATCAAAGCCACCGAGATATACAGCCATTTCCATCGACAACATAAGCTCTCAAAAGAAGACTGCGAACGGATTGACCGCAACACCACGTACGTTAAAACCATGGAAGAGTCTATCGAGCTGAACAATCGCACGTACCCATCGGTGATTGTCTCAGCAAGCGGTATGGCAAGCGGTGGACGGGTCCTTCATCATTTAAAAACCATGGCCAAAAACTACCGGAACAGTATTGTATTCAGCGGCTTTCAAGCACCAGGAACCCGTGGAGATGCGATGGTTAACGGAGCCACTCAGATAAAGATGCACGGACAATACATTCCGGTAAAAGCAGAAGTACATCAACTGACTTCGTTGTCAGCCCATGCGGATCAAGCCGGACTACTTAATTGGCTATCAAAGATTCAGCCATCACCCAAAAAGGTCTTCATCAACCACGGAGAGCCTTTAGCGTCGGACATTTTAAAAACACAGATTGAGGAGCGATTCTCTATTCCGGTTGAATGTGTCCAGAGTGGGCAAAAGGTTGTACTTTAA
- a CDS encoding sel1 repeat family protein: protein MYWFTSRLFHSFYPKRSERRHQHVMRLFQFCADRGHVLASSVYGHILLFRGVSPWDKKQGVDYLSYAAEQGDAKAAYQMSELISEETFGLQGDEGRIFGYLLMAAKADHLLAQQKLLALVESGSVHRLADMNSTDKAFIKQLQSRHC from the coding sequence GTGTATTGGTTTACGTCCAGGTTGTTCCATTCCTTTTACCCGAAACGATCAGAACGACGTCATCAGCACGTCATGCGGTTGTTCCAGTTTTGTGCGGATCGTGGGCATGTATTGGCGTCTTCCGTGTATGGACACATCCTGTTGTTTCGAGGTGTCAGCCCCTGGGATAAAAAACAAGGGGTCGATTATTTGTCATACGCAGCTGAGCAAGGGGATGCTAAGGCGGCTTATCAAATGTCTGAATTGATTAGCGAGGAAACATTCGGTTTGCAGGGAGACGAGGGCAGGATCTTTGGTTATTTACTGATGGCTGCCAAAGCGGATCATTTATTAGCACAGCAGAAGTTGTTGGCGCTAGTGGAATCCGGAAGCGTGCACAGATTGGCTGATATGAACTCAACCGATAAAGCCTTCATTAAACAACTTCAATCTCGTCATTGTTAA
- a CDS encoding glycerophosphodiester phosphodiesterase, protein MDVNEIDYPFLIGHRGVAGYAPENTLASLALAYKLGVRFIEVDVMLTADNHAIIFHDHTLDRTTSFKGKVSQHKWQQLQTLDSGSWFHPDFSDQGILHLKDLIEFANQHPDLKLNIELKPKFSNAIRTTRLVIQQLKREFKNPERLILSSFDPLALKTAQFLWPTCYRALNIENRYMGWPLVAINLKCKAIHIDHQEVTSGFINKCHQMNMAVRCFTVNDPYRARQLKAMLVDGIFTDRPADLFSHMF, encoded by the coding sequence ATGGACGTAAATGAAATCGACTACCCTTTCTTAATCGGACACCGGGGCGTTGCAGGCTATGCACCTGAAAACACGTTGGCGTCGTTAGCCTTGGCTTATAAGTTGGGAGTACGATTCATTGAAGTGGACGTCATGTTAACGGCCGACAATCATGCCATTATCTTCCACGATCACACACTGGATCGGACAACATCATTCAAGGGCAAGGTAAGTCAGCACAAATGGCAACAACTCCAGACGCTCGACAGTGGCAGCTGGTTCCATCCTGATTTCTCTGATCAAGGTATTCTTCATCTAAAAGACCTGATCGAATTTGCCAATCAGCATCCGGATTTAAAACTGAACATTGAGCTTAAGCCCAAGTTTTCCAATGCCATTCGAACCACCCGACTGGTCATTCAACAACTGAAACGAGAGTTCAAAAATCCTGAACGCCTAATACTCTCAAGCTTTGACCCTCTGGCATTAAAAACAGCTCAGTTTCTCTGGCCAACATGTTACCGGGCATTGAACATCGAGAACCGATATATGGGTTGGCCATTGGTCGCAATTAACCTGAAATGCAAAGCGATTCATATTGATCATCAAGAAGTTACCTCAGGTTTTATTAACAAATGCCATCAAATGAATATGGCGGTGAGATGTTTCACTGTGAATGATCCGTATCGAGCCAGACAATTAAAAGCAATGCTGGTAGACGGAATATTCACTGATCGACCGGCTGATTTATTCAGTCACATGTTCTAG
- a CDS encoding NUDIX hydrolase — MTSSTDQRKQMDLGKIELKKIVHRYPAKKRSLHTKHQASVALILRPKLNKGSQVNEPHAAQNESSATASLLDQLEVLMIERSVKPGDPWSGHMAFPGGKKEEYDQTSSDTAIRETFEEIGLHLKPHQLIGQISDIITRHHDNRSLMKITPWIFLLDEGATHDINLALNHEARSYFWIPLSLFEKANRQTMKWRLLKIGALSLNVPLPHYRFRSKKIWGLSLMMLDEFTHLVQSHGYQKLKFGKKIKLLFS; from the coding sequence ATGACATCATCGACTGACCAGCGAAAGCAGATGGATCTAGGAAAGATAGAACTGAAAAAAATCGTTCACCGCTACCCGGCGAAAAAGCGTTCCTTACACACCAAGCATCAAGCGTCAGTCGCGTTGATTCTTAGACCAAAACTTAACAAGGGCAGCCAGGTCAATGAGCCCCACGCGGCCCAAAATGAATCATCGGCCACTGCCTCTCTGCTCGATCAACTGGAAGTCCTGATGATTGAACGCTCGGTGAAACCTGGTGATCCCTGGTCAGGCCACATGGCATTTCCTGGCGGAAAAAAGGAAGAGTACGATCAAACGTCCTCCGACACGGCCATTCGTGAAACCTTCGAAGAAATCGGGCTGCACTTAAAACCCCATCAACTCATTGGTCAGATATCCGACATTATCACGCGCCACCACGACAACCGGAGCCTGATGAAAATAACTCCGTGGATATTTTTGCTCGATGAAGGTGCAACTCATGACATCAACCTAGCCCTCAATCATGAGGCTCGATCGTATTTCTGGATTCCCCTCTCGCTTTTTGAAAAAGCCAATAGACAAACCATGAAGTGGCGTTTATTAAAGATAGGAGCGCTATCCTTGAACGTACCTTTGCCTCATTACCGGTTTCGTTCCAAAAAAATTTGGGGGTTATCCTTGATGATGCTGGACGAGTTTACTCACTTGGTCCAAAGTCATGGATACCAAAAGTTAAAATTTGGTAAAAAAATTAAACTCTTATTTAGTTGA
- a CDS encoding START domain-containing protein has product MIKILINSVFIFALLSSTSISNADWNQVKQTHNVKLFRSTLEADQYISRIEAEVNAPLQTLIDVVKDPNACNKWLYRCQTAHHISQTDDANLYLYYVRDYPFPLKDRHGVLQIQVEHQSNGEFVLNLELRKNMTPEESTLVIPETFKAQIRLAKITDDKTKVYLEHQLNPGGKIPNWLKQSIHEEFPFNSMLGLIESAQSRRHTNH; this is encoded by the coding sequence ATGATAAAAATTCTAATAAACAGCGTATTCATTTTTGCCCTTCTTTCCTCAACCAGCATCAGCAATGCAGACTGGAATCAAGTCAAACAAACACATAACGTCAAGCTATTTCGCTCTACTCTGGAAGCAGATCAATACATCAGCCGCATAGAAGCGGAAGTTAATGCCCCATTACAAACACTCATCGATGTTGTTAAAGACCCTAACGCCTGCAATAAATGGCTGTATCGTTGCCAAACAGCTCACCATATCAGTCAGACTGACGATGCGAACCTTTACTTATATTATGTTCGCGATTATCCGTTCCCGTTAAAGGATCGACATGGTGTTTTACAAATTCAGGTAGAACATCAAAGTAATGGCGAATTCGTATTGAACCTGGAACTACGTAAAAACATGACGCCAGAAGAGTCAACCTTGGTTATTCCGGAAACCTTTAAAGCTCAAATCCGACTTGCAAAAATAACAGACGACAAAACTAAAGTGTATTTGGAGCACCAGCTGAATCCTGGCGGTAAGATACCAAACTGGCTAAAACAATCCATTCATGAAGAGTTCCCATTCAATTCGATGCTGGGCCTGATTGAGTCCGCCCAATCCAGACGACACACTAATCACTAG